The sequence AGGGCCTGCAGCGGGTAGCGCAGCAGGTCGACAAGAACCTCCACCAAGTCGTCGACACGTTCGAGGCCCGCCTCCCCGGAGTGACGGGGCAGGCCGGCGCGGCGACCAAGTCGTGGGAGGGCATCACCCTCACCGGCAAGCCGCTGCAAATCCCGCTCGACAAGCTGCTGGACGTGGACCTGAGCAAGGTCCGCAAGCTGCTCGAGCGCGTGGTGCCGCAGAAGATCCGCGACGACGAGGCCAAGAAGTTCACCGGGCAGACGCAGGACTTCCGGGACACGCTGGGCAAGGTGCGCTCGCTGGGCACGGAGCTGGACATGCTCAAGCCCAACTCGCCTCGGTACAACGAGGTGAAGCAGGCGCTGTCCAAGGCCGAGGGAGACCTGCAGGCGAAGTACGGCTACACGCGAGCCACCGCGCCGAAGCCGGGCGCCATGTGGGTGGATCCGCAGTTCATGGCCAAGGACGTGCCGAACGGCCAGGTGTCCGCCTCGAAGCTGGCCACGGGCACGCCGGTGACGAAGCCGCCCGAGCCGCTGGACTTCCTCTTCGGCGGCAAGCCGGACGGGGCGAAGCAGGCACAGGCGTACCAGGCCTCGGTGGCCGCGAAGCGCGCCGAGCTGGGCATGCCCATCCAGGACGGCAAGCCGATCGGCGTGCACATGAGCCTGGAGGGCGGCGGCGGCAAGGGCAAGCGCTACGCGGCGATGCTCTCCGAGATGCGCCAGCTGGGCGTAGTGCCCACGAGCCTCACGGGCACGTCGGCGGGCTCCATCGCGGCGTCGTTCGCGGCCACGGGGGCCTCGCCCGAGCAGATCGACGCCATCGCCAAGGATCCGCGGCTGCAGAAGCTGTACGACGTGGACCTGGACTTCAAGGACGGCGGGCTCCTCAATGGGCAGGCCGCGTATGACCTCTTCGACTCGAAGCTGCGCGAGCTGACTGGCATCAAGGACCGGCCTGTCACCTTCGCGGACCTGAAGGTGCCGCTGCAGCTGGTGGCGGCCAAGGCCTACGACAGCGCCTCCCCCAACGGCTTCCCCACCACGAAGGACCGGCTCTTCGTCTTCAGCCAGGAGACGACGCCGGACACGCCGGTGGCGCTGGCGATGCGCGCCTCCATGGCCATCCCGGGCGTCTTCGAGCCCGTGCAGATGGTGGACCCCACCACGGGCCGCAGCATGCACCTGACGGACGGTGGCTCGCTGGACAACCTCCCGATGGGCTACGCGAAGAACAACCTGCCGCAGATCGGCGCGGCGCTGCTGAGCCCGGACTCGAACCACCCGACCAACGCGGTGGGCACCGCCAAGCCGCTGCCCACGGGCCAACTGGACGCCACCAACGTGCTGTGGAACGCCGTCAACGGCTACACGTTCCTCAAGGACAACGCCACGGGCGCGGCGGACTTCCGGGACCGGACGGCTCCGGGGGCCAACCAGTTCATGATCAGCCTGCCCACGTGGAACCTGGACAACCCCAAGCAGCAGGACAGCACTCTGGGCTTCGGGTACGACGCCAAGGTGGACCCCATCCTGGACGGGCAGACGCGCGAGGTGACGCGCAACTTCCTGCGCAACTTCCTGGATGACATGCGCGTGCCGGGCTCGCGCGGCACCAACGTCACCACCGACGTGCCGAAGAACCTGCGCTTCCAGGAGCAGGTGACGGTGAACGGGCAGAACTACCAGGTCAGCTACAAGGGCGGGGACAACCTGCTGGCGCTCAACACCTCGACGGGCAAGACGTCCGAGCTGAAGGTGGGCCAGAAGAAGATCGAAGCCATGTACCTGGACCACCTGGCGTTCGGGGACCTGAAGGCGCAGCTCGCCCACTCGATCACCAACCCCAAGAGCGTGAAGCCAGACTGGCTCCCGTTCTAGCGGCGCGGTTCAACTGGGAAGAGGCGCGTGTCGGATTCCTTCTATCAGCAGCGGCTTCCGCAGCCGGCGAAGCGCTCGTGGATGCCGTGGCTGATCACCGTGCTGGTGGTGCTGCTGGCACTGGGAGCGGTGGGATACAGCTATGGCCTCTCCCGCACCGCCCAGACTCGGGCCGACGCGGCGGAGGCCGAGGGCCTCAAGGCCCACGAGCGCGCCAAGGCGGCGGAGCTGGCCCAGCGGGAGCTGGAGGCCAAGCTGGCGGCGATCGACTCGGAGAAGTCGCAGCTGTCCACCCAGCTCACCCAGCTCTCCACCGAGCGCGATCAGCTCTCGCAGGCGGTGCAAGAGAAGGACGCGGAGCTGGCCCGCATCAAGGCCACGTTCCAGGACCTGGAGGAGAAGATGAAGGCGGAGATCGCCGACGGCGAGATCCGTCTGTCGCAAGGCGAGGGCCGCATCCAGGTGGACCTGGTGGACAAGATCCTCTTCGACTCGGGCGAGGCCACCCTCACCGAGCGCGGCGCCAGCGTGCTCACGCGGCTGGGCGCGGTGCTCGCGGGGGTGGAGGGCCGCAGCATCCAGGTGTCGGGACACACGGATGACAGCCCTCCTTCTCAGCGGCTCGCCGCCACGTTCCCCACCAACTGGGAGCTGTCCGTGGCGCGCGCGGTGAACGTGGTGCGCTTCCTTCAGGAGAAGGCGAAACTCCCGGCGCGCCGGCTCGTGGCCTCGGGCTATGGCGAGACGCACCCAGTGGCCAGCAATGCCACGCCCAAGGGCCGTGCGCGCAACCGCCGCATCGAGATCCTTCTCATCCCCGATCTGGCCGCCGCCAAGACGGAGCTCACCGAGGCTGCTGCGAAACCGGCGCCGGGAGCCACGGACGTGCAGCCCACCAAGGCAGCGGTGAAGCCCGGCTCTCATTGAGCTCGCGCCTCACCGCCCGCCTGGGCCACCGGACTACTCCTTCTTCATTCCCTCGAGCATCTTGCGGAAGGTCTTCTCCGCGCCCGCCACTGTCTTCTCCGGACCGGTGAGCTTGAAGAAGACCGCGCCGCTTGGGCCCTCGACGATGGCGCCGATGAGCCGGAAGCTGGGCTTGGGCGTGGCCGGGCCCATCATCGGACCGCCACCCGCGTAGGTGCCCTTCACGTCCACCGTCGTCACCGGGAAGCCCGCGACCGTCTCCTTCTTCGTCTTCGCATCCTTCTCCACGGAGGTGCCATCCGCCTTCTGGAACTGGCTCACCCACCGCTTCACGTTGGCGTCCACGCCGCCGCCCTGGCCCTCGCCAAAGTAGAAGACGGCCAGCTCCGCGCCCTCCGTGTCACCCTTGGCCGCGGGGATGCTGTAGGTCGCCACGCGCATGGGGCGCTCGCCCTGCGCTGTCCACTCAGTGGGAGCCGTCCACTTCAAACCACCCGCCCCCTCGGCGCGGGCTACACCCGCCACCGCGAGGCTCAACATCACGACAGTGAGCATTCGGTTCATACCGTCAGCGTAACCGAAGCCCTCGTGCCGTGCTCGGCTGCCAGTACACGGCAGGCGGCCGAGCGAACATTCAGCCCGCTGCGGGAATGGGCTCGCGCCGCAGCTTGCGCCAGCGGTAGGGGCACTCGCGCAGGTGCAGCACGGAGTCCAGCCGGGCATGGCCCGCGAACATCCCGTCCTGCATCGCCTCGCAGTAGAGCTCCACTGGCTTCACGAAGCGCGCGTTCCACGGCCCCCGGTCGATGGTGAGCACGTACATGTACCCGTCCGCCACGCCGAACGCGTCGTAGCACTCGATGAGCGGATCCTGCAGCGCCTGCAGGCTGGGCCACACCGAACCCACCGGCGGCCCCGCCAGCGGCTGTGTGTCCAGCATCCCCACCAGCTTCCCACCCGGGAATTCGGGCAGCGGATCCACCGCGAAGGAGAGCCGGTCCCCCTCGCGGGCCATCAGCATGTCCGCCTCGCCGAACGCGTGGAACTTGAACTCGGCCAGCGTGTTGCCGATGCGGCGCATCAGCGCGTCATTGGTCTCGCTGCGCACGAAGTAGCCGCCGCGCCGCAAGCGCCCCCGCGCATTGCGGTAGTGCACCGCCGCGCGGTAGCTCACCTGGTAGAAGTTGAAGCCCGCCAGCCCCGCGAGCCCCTGGGGACGCATCTCGCGCAGCGAGGACATCAGCACCTGCACCCACGCGGTGCCCCGGTGCAGCTCGGGCTCCAGCGGCGCGGGCAGCACCTTCGAGAGCTCGGCCGGATCCACCGCGTAGTTCAGTGAGAGCGCCTCCACCCACACCGTCTGCACCTGGGTGAGCCAGGGCACAGAGGGACACTCCTCCATGTCCTCGCTGGAGGGGCTCATGTCCTGGGCGCGCTCGAGCGTGGCGTAGGTCTCCCGCAGCGCCGCGTGCCCGAGCGGGGTCGCCATGTAGAAGCCATCCTCCTCCACCAGCATCCCCCGCTTGCCCAGCGCGCGCAGGGCCGCCGCCACCGCCACGCGAGGCATCTCCGCGCGCTGCAACCGGTCGAGAATCGTCTCCTCCTCGACCCCGAGCGGTTCCATCGCAAGGGTCACCATCACGGCCAGCTCGGGGGGAGTAAGCCGAATCATACGAGTCGCGCCTGAACACCGCCGGTTGCCAGGCGCTTGCGCCGGGCGCGGTGCAGCAAGAGTCCACCGGTGAGCTGGGTGATGAACCACATCCCCCCGAGCACCCCAAAGCCCACCTCGGGCATGCGTGCCAGGCCCAGCGCGGCCAGCGCGTAGATGACCGCGGCCGCGTACCAGGCCCGCCCCATGAGCGCGCCCATGACGGAGAAGGACATGGCGATGAGGATGCACCCCACCGACGGCATGAAGAGCAGGTCCAGCCCCATCATCCAGTTGGCCAGCGCCACCAGCACCATGCCCCCCATGCACGTGGTCCAGATGGACCACACCTGCCGCTCGATGAAAGAGCGCACTCCGGCTGCCTCTTTCCGCTGCAGCCAGAAGATGGTCACCAGGTTGAGGGGGATGACGAGGGCCCAGAGCAGGATGAAGGGGCCCGGCGTGCGGTAACCCTGTTGAAACAGCAGGTGCGTACCGAGAAAGCCTCCGCCGTTGGTGAAGGCGTGGAGGATCCAGATGACACCCCAGTTCTGGAGCGCCGTGTCATCTCGGGCCTGGGTGACGACGCGACGCAGGAGCTGCAAAGCCTCGGCGGCCTCTTCTCGGTTCATTCGCGGCTGGGAGCCTACTCGAAGGAGAAAGCAGGTACGTTACCCTGGATGTGACTCAGTGCGTCACTTTGCAAGGCTTCCGGAACCCTCTGGCACGTGCTACCACCCCCGGCCGCTGCTGTAGTCCCACCTTGGAGGGGGTTACCCAACATGAAGAAGCTGTTGCTCGTCGGGGCATTGACCCTGGGTGCTGCTTCCTGCGCCCCAGATATCAAGCAGGATGAGGCGCCGGATGTCGTGCTCGCGGACTTCAATCCGGCCGGCTCGCCTGTGGTTGTTCCCACACCGAATGACCTGGCCATTGATTCGACCACCGGGTTGGTCAACGCGCCCATTGACCCCAGTGCTCCCGCAGCGCAGCAGGAGTTCACCCGGGACTACCTGAATACGCTCAACGGCTTCCCCACCTCGGTGACGGCGTTCACGAAGATCGCCGACCTGGACAAGACCACCGTCAACACCAACTCGGTGCGGTTCATCGACTTGCTGGCGGGCACGGCCATTGCCACGCCGGCCGTCACGCCGACGATTGCCTATGACGAGGACACGGACCAGCTCATCGTCGCTCCGCCGCCCTCGGGCTGGCCGAAGGGTGGCCGCTATGCCATCGCGCTCGTGGGTGGCGCCAACGGCCTGAAGGGCGTGGGCGGCAAGCAGGTGGTGGGCTCGTCGGTGTGGTCGCTCGCGTCGCTGGAGAAGTCGCTCGTCACCTGCGAGGACCTGACGGCTTCGAACTGTCTGGCCAGCACGGACCTCATTCCCTCCACCAAGACGGACCCGTCCGAGCGCATCAAGGACCAGGCGGCTACCGCGCTGCGCCTGGAGCAGCTGCGCCGCTCGTACAAGCCGCTGCTGGACGCGCTGGTGGCGCAGGGCGTGAACCGCTCGGACATCGTGCTGCTGTGGACCTTCCGCATCATGAACATGCCGGAGGCCACGTTCGACCCGGCCGCCAGCATCATCCCCTTCCCCAACAACATCCTGCTGGCGCGGAACGCGGACGGCACCACGCACCTGAACCTGCCCATCCCGCCGACTGCCCCGCAGTCGCAGAAGGATCTGCTCAACGGGCTGAACACGCTGGACGGGTTCTCCACCACCGCGCCCATCGTCTCGGAGAACAGCGACACGCGCGGCCCCATCGACACGGGTAGCCGCCTGGACGCGAGCAGCGTGGCGGCGGGCACCAAGTTCATCAAGCTGGGCACCGGCGGCACGGCCCCGAGCGTGACGGCGTGCCTGAACTGCGCCTCCAGCAAGAACGCTGACGGCAGCACGCCGAACAACGCGCAGCAGCTCCAGTTCGTGCCGCAGCTTCCGCTGGACGAGAAGTCCACCTACGCGGCGGTGATGACCACGGCCCTGAAGGACGAGCGCGGCCGGCAGGTGGCGCCGTCGGGGCCCTTCGCGCTGATGCGCCTGAGCAGCCCGCTGGTGGTGGACGGCAAGAGCCAGGTGTCGGGCGTGTCGGACGCCAACGCCGCTGCGCTCGAGCCGCTGCGCGCCGGCTTCAAGTCCATGTTTGACGTGCTGGCTCAGGCGGGCATCCCGCGCTCGAAGATTTCGCTGGCGTGGGCCTTCACCACGCAGAGCACGGTGTCCACGCTGCAGAAGCTGTACGCGCTGCCCACGCAGTATGGGGCCGCGGGCCT is a genomic window of Hyalangium minutum containing:
- a CDS encoding patatin-like phospholipase family protein — protein: MSVKLTPPTPGSPRRTPQETPAASTQKSDASNPLARLGQGLQRVAQQVDKNLHQVVDTFEARLPGVTGQAGAATKSWEGITLTGKPLQIPLDKLLDVDLSKVRKLLERVVPQKIRDDEAKKFTGQTQDFRDTLGKVRSLGTELDMLKPNSPRYNEVKQALSKAEGDLQAKYGYTRATAPKPGAMWVDPQFMAKDVPNGQVSASKLATGTPVTKPPEPLDFLFGGKPDGAKQAQAYQASVAAKRAELGMPIQDGKPIGVHMSLEGGGGKGKRYAAMLSEMRQLGVVPTSLTGTSAGSIAASFAATGASPEQIDAIAKDPRLQKLYDVDLDFKDGGLLNGQAAYDLFDSKLRELTGIKDRPVTFADLKVPLQLVAAKAYDSASPNGFPTTKDRLFVFSQETTPDTPVALAMRASMAIPGVFEPVQMVDPTTGRSMHLTDGGSLDNLPMGYAKNNLPQIGAALLSPDSNHPTNAVGTAKPLPTGQLDATNVLWNAVNGYTFLKDNATGAADFRDRTAPGANQFMISLPTWNLDNPKQQDSTLGFGYDAKVDPILDGQTREVTRNFLRNFLDDMRVPGSRGTNVTTDVPKNLRFQEQVTVNGQNYQVSYKGGDNLLALNTSTGKTSELKVGQKKIEAMYLDHLAFGDLKAQLAHSITNPKSVKPDWLPF
- a CDS encoding OmpA/MotB family protein, giving the protein MSDSFYQQRLPQPAKRSWMPWLITVLVVLLALGAVGYSYGLSRTAQTRADAAEAEGLKAHERAKAAELAQRELEAKLAAIDSEKSQLSTQLTQLSTERDQLSQAVQEKDAELARIKATFQDLEEKMKAEIADGEIRLSQGEGRIQVDLVDKILFDSGEATLTERGASVLTRLGAVLAGVEGRSIQVSGHTDDSPPSQRLAATFPTNWELSVARAVNVVRFLQEKAKLPARRLVASGYGETHPVASNATPKGRARNRRIEILLIPDLAAAKTELTEAAAKPAPGATDVQPTKAAVKPGSH
- a CDS encoding DUF2071 domain-containing protein, which translates into the protein MIRLTPPELAVMVTLAMEPLGVEEETILDRLQRAEMPRVAVAAALRALGKRGMLVEEDGFYMATPLGHAALRETYATLERAQDMSPSSEDMEECPSVPWLTQVQTVWVEALSLNYAVDPAELSKVLPAPLEPELHRGTAWVQVLMSSLREMRPQGLAGLAGFNFYQVSYRAAVHYRNARGRLRRGGYFVRSETNDALMRRIGNTLAEFKFHAFGEADMLMAREGDRLSFAVDPLPEFPGGKLVGMLDTQPLAGPPVGSVWPSLQALQDPLIECYDAFGVADGYMYVLTIDRGPWNARFVKPVELYCEAMQDGMFAGHARLDSVLHLRECPYRWRKLRREPIPAAG